A single region of the Bacteroidales bacterium genome encodes:
- a CDS encoding CBS domain-containing protein, whose amino-acid sequence MQTDNRPNSEVFIDLFTEIEQKLKEICGDTYHSNFSELLRKARNINPILHQYANDLREYAQLRNAIIHTRRENFIIAEPHNDVITEIRHIRNLLYNPPRVSKVMKDKPFFATPKTPIMEMLETFANKGFMRCPVVDKDKIICLITAKTLARWIITKPTDFQNATLEVVIPFADPNDFIIVSENADIVSLIGQFKNSIKKGNYLQAVLITRNGQPNSPLTGIITPSDLPSLMEMV is encoded by the coding sequence ATGCAAACCGATAACCGTCCCAATTCCGAAGTATTCATTGATCTTTTTACCGAGATCGAGCAAAAACTCAAGGAGATATGTGGGGATACATATCATTCAAATTTTTCGGAATTGCTGCGCAAAGCCCGTAATATCAACCCTATTTTACATCAATATGCAAATGATCTCAGGGAATACGCTCAGCTTAGGAATGCCATAATCCATACCCGCCGCGAGAACTTCATTATTGCTGAACCTCATAACGATGTTATCACTGAAATAAGGCATATTCGCAATTTGCTATATAATCCCCCAAGGGTATCGAAGGTGATGAAGGATAAACCATTCTTTGCCACCCCAAAAACACCTATTATGGAGATGCTTGAAACTTTTGCAAACAAAGGATTCATGCGTTGCCCCGTGGTTGATAAGGATAAAATTATTTGCTTAATAACGGCAAAAACCCTTGCTCGTTGGATAATCACCAAGCCAACAGATTTTCAGAATGCCACGCTCGAAGTGGTTATCCCATTTGCAGATCCAAATGACTTTATTATTGTTAGTGAGAATGCCGATATTGTATCGCTAATTGGACAGTTTAAGAATTCCATTAAAAAGGGGAATTACCTTCAAGCCGTTTTGATTACCCGTAATGGTCAACCTAATAGCCCATTAACTGGGATAATTACGCCAAGTGATTTACCGAGTTTAATGGAGATGGTATGA